Part of the Mytilus galloprovincialis chromosome 14, xbMytGall1.hap1.1, whole genome shotgun sequence genome is shown below.
ctcaactcctctgaaaacacacaacagaatttcatgaaattttgtagataataaggacatactatgtatattgacaggaaattattattcaatattttttcttatacttatttaatttctccaatgacaatgtggggacgtggggtatgtgagcgtgctcactaaggttctttaattgatATACCATGAGCTttaaccatttattgttgatgagtttgtgctaataaaaatttgtatttgtataattttattttttttaaatttatctggtcccaataaaaaaatatatttatttagtcCCAGCACTCATCAAGGAAGCCGAGACTGTTTTGAGGGGGTGGCATCAAAAGACACCATTAAGGTGcggaacaaaccctctatatggtgattaaacctgtatagagggataatccttctaaAGAGGGATAAGGCCAACCCAATTTGATTAATAGTTCTTTGGATTTTCCTGCTCCTGTTTTGAAGAAATggacttttctataaaaaaaaataattaccgcTTCTGCAAATTTTTGGCCGGCATGCCGCTCCAAAATTAGTTCattcttgacatttttttctcGTAGACGTTTTTCTTGTGCAATATATATTGCTCCAATCGATTCCAACGCATGTGTGCCATTCTCCCCTAATTTGTTTTAAATCCAgtgcaaacaaaaatacccctctatagagggataattttacccctctaaagaaggattatccctctatacaggtataatcaccatacagggggtttgttcccaacctgttatggaggaaagggttaactcTGAAACATTAActttaattaacatgattaatttaaaaatgaaatcaaaactGTTTACCATGTGCACGTAGTATGAGGAAGTCCATTATACATGTAGCTAACACAGTAAAAAAAAACTCTACACATAGATGAGTGATCTCAGAGACTCAGACCAAGTTATGTGTTTTTTGCTATGATGTTTTTTCCTACATCatttgtacatcatgtacatgtatgttttagaaaaaaactttGCAATAAATAAATGGAGTAACACTTGCATTATTGAATTCTGTACTTCATCAGATTTAAGGTCAAGCAGTATTTCCTCAAAATGTACCCAGTCCTTTTTTACCAAATTATAGAATCTTCAATCTTAGACTTTATAATATGCATTTTAAATTAATCAAAAAGTTAATAGCAGATCTGAGATGTGTACCCAGCAACAGGCCTCTTCACATACAAATTGCACTATAGCAGTGTCCTTGCATACTTGTTTTTTGTGAAgattaatgtaaaatacattttgctCTCAGAGAGAAAAATAggttgagttatctcccattggttgttgaattttttatttccatCTCCTTGTATACAAATGTTATCAATgagtcaggttttttttttgggggggggggggggcagaatgAAATAGATTGTTAGTAGATTTCTGTGTTTATTTCTTGGAGAAGAATCAGGGGAGATTACTCAAACCTTGAAAAGAAAACTTAAATCTTACAAATTACTTAAACATGTAAATATGAggtataaaacataaaatgatcACTCTTCAAGGTGAGTATTCCATAAATACtcagtttatgtatatatatttcaatttgattggttaaaatatacttattttcaaaaaattaatgttgcataatacatgtacataaaattgagaatggaaatggggaatgtgtcaaagagacaacaacccgtccatagaacagacaacagcagaaggtcaacaataggtcttcaatgcagtgagaaattcccacacccggaggcatccttcagctgccccctaaataaatatatatatatattggctcagtgataatgaatgccatactaaactccaaattatacacaagaaactaaaattaaaaatcatacaggaCTAATTACAAAggccacaggctcctgacttgggacaggcacagaaaGGCAgcggagtttaacatgtttatgagattccaaccctcccctatacctctagccaatgtaaaaaagtaaatgcataacaatacacacattaaaattcagttcaagagaagtctgagtctaatgtcagaaaatgtaacaaaagaaaatcaattaaactgattgaaagattaatTATGATTGTCTTCAACATATGAGTAttaggcacaatccctcccgtaaggggtttagtatcttaccatcataacatatatatatatgagaagaacacaaccaccgtcatgccaacaactggtttttaaataaatgtgtttagttccgatgcatttaaaaaaaaaatctagaaatgATCATTGCAGgaatttcttgttgcattgaagacctgttggtgaccttctgctgttgtctgctctatggttgggttgttgtctctttggcacatttcccatttccattctcaattttattgtactttcaagataaaaaaaaaaataacaagtattcttttatttcagaGAATTGGTACCACATTCGAACTAAATGACTTTGGTCATTCAGAAATTTAATCCAAAGCAGATTTAGAAAGACTTGAATGTTTGTATGGatataaatgaagagataaatatAGTGATAAAGACAGAAAAACAGCAGACGAAAGATGAACAACAATATTTTAGCCAAGAAACTATGTTTGTTAACACAAGTGAAATATTCCCTGCTAAACATGCAACTGAAGATGCAGGAGAAATGTACATTTGCAATTCAGAAAATTTActatttcataaaaatgaagGGGAAATAAATGTGGATAAGATACTAATAGGGGAGACAACAAATGGGAATAAATTATTGAATTGTGAAAGCAATaatgaaaaagttaaaacaaacaaattattttgtgAACACTGTGGGTCAAGTTTTAGTTTGAAAAGTGGTTTAAGTCGGCATGTTATAAAAGCACATAGGAACAAAATTTCCCAAAATTATGAAATGAGTAGTAATTCAGCTTTAGAATTTTGTCCAGAGAAAAAACACGAGCACTTGATCAAAGATTTATCAGTTTCTGATATAAAAACAAGGTTGACTACAAATTTTGGCAAAAAACATGATTCGTTTAAATTTCCTTGtgacaaatgttttgaaacatttgATACACAAAAGTTGTTGAAAAGACATGCTAAATCTCATATATTTTCATGTGAAGTTTGCAGGGTATCATTTACTGGTAAAAAAGAATTAGATCGACACAGAATTGAATCAAATCACAATCCAACATATGGTTGTTCTGTATGTTCAGCTATCTTCGATACCGAAAAACAAGTAATGAAACACATGAGGCTCCATACAGGGGATTCTGTCAATGAATGTGAATTCTGTTTAAAAGTATTTAATCAAAAACACCATCTTGTTAACCATTTGCGACAACATACTGGTGAAACACCATTTGAGTGCCTTCTTTGTGGTAAAAAGTTTCGACGAAAGGCATATCTTCAAATTCACCAAATTTCTCATACTGGTGAAAAATTATTCAAGTGCGACATTTGTTCTGTGAGTTTGTCTAGCAAATGGAGTTTAAGATGTCACATGAAAACTCACAAAGAATATGTGAATAGTCGGGATATGGTTGACACCCTCCAGTATCCTTGTGAAGAATGCGGGATGGCATTCAAAAGAAACGATGCTCTCGCTAATCATAAAATGAAAGTACATACAAATGAACGACCATTTAAATGTTTAGTTTGTGGAGTGGGGTTCAGGAAAGGGTCTCATTTAATGAATCATTCCCGTCTACACACAGGAGAAAAACCTTTCATGTGTGAATTGTGCGGTAAAAAATTCAGACGACCTTCATATCTGAGAGAACATGCACGAATGGTTCATGGTCAAGAACAACCCTTCAAGTGTGAGAAATGTTCGAAGCCTTTTATGACAGAAAATACTCTGCAGAAACATCTGGTTTCCTGCACACCTGGAAAACAAAAAAAGACGTATGAATGTCACATTTGTCAGAAGACTTATGTCAATAAGATTTGCTTTACTAACCATATTTCTAAATGTCAGAAAAGTTCAGGGGAAGATTTTTGCAACTGCGGTATGCAAAAGCCATCAGAATTGAAAAGTAAAAGTGTCAAAAAAGTTGAATCTGTTAACATGGTTGATGAAGAAACAATACAGGTGAATGACCAGAAGTTAGATAAAAAGTCCCCAATCttaaatgtaaataacaaaaGACTGAAATTAAAtagtgatacatgtataaaaaataaagacatagAAGATATGAATGATACAGATGATGAAATTGATAAAAGTCCAAGAATCTCTGGAACAGAAATATattctgaaacaaattcataCAAGGACGAAAATTCAAATGGACTACATGTATCTGCAGAAAACAATATTATGCCAGAAATAAATTGGTGCGAGGAAGAAATTTCTAATGAAGAACTGACAGACAACTTTCAAAGTGCACAAAATTTTAGCTGTAAAAGGTGTGGGAAGCCATTTATGGTAACGTAAGGATAAATAAAATGCACTTCAggtcaaatattcattttgaaAGCACTAAGGTCAAATATATTCATGTGAGAAGCACTAAAGgtcaaatatttataacaaaagcCTTTTATGGTTTTCTGAAGGTCAAATATTTACATAtgatttaggagataactgtattgtattttaagctccgacggcatcaattggggctttgatggtcgcaaattaagtttactggcgacatgttagcggagacagtaaacgggtatttgcgaccatcaaatcccaaattgatgccgtcggagcttaaaatacaatattgttatttccattctaatgaaactgacagaaaacaacgttaaaacatgtatataaaatctgtcatatgccgtctgcgcttgcgcgtacgtcccatagcatcaattgtcaattgatgccatgtaagaaagtacattatccaatcaaaataaacGTTACAAacattgttgcattagaattatgTATGCTTGCTATGGCTTGACAAAACCTAATATTTGGTAAACATTTAGTAACAAATTTCACCAAGACATTCATCACAtttgtaaaaattataaataaaaggtatatatattaaaattaaaagagcTGTACATGTAAGGTAAAATAtccttattagctcacctggcctaaaaggccatgtgagcttttctcatcacttggcgtccgtcgtcgttgtcgacgtcgtcgtctgtcgtcgttaacaatttttcaaacatcttctcctctgaaactactgaatggatttgaatgaaacttagcatgattgttccttagattatcctgcacaaagtttgtgcttcgatttttgatccgtcaaaaaacatggccgccattacttaaaatagaacataggggtcaaatgcagtttttggcttatatctcaaaaacgaaagcatttagagcaaatctgacatgggggtataaatgttcattaggtcaagatctatcagccctgaaattttcagatgaatcaaacaaaccattgttgggttgctgccacttaattggtaattttaaggaaattttgcagtttttggtcattatcttgaatattattatagataaagataaactgtaaacagcaaaaatgatcagcaaagtaagatctacaaataagttaatatgaccaaaattgtcaattgaccccttaaggggtaattgtcctttaatgacaatttttcacaatttgttcatcacatttgctaactttaaaaaatcttctcctctgaaactactgaatggatttggatgaaacttagcatgattgttccttagattatcctgcacaaagtttgtgcttcgatttttgatccgtcaaaaaacatggccgccattacttaaaatagaacataggggtcaaatgcagtttttggcttatatctcaaaaacgaaagcatttagagcaaatctgacatggggtataaatgttcattaggtcaagatctatcagccctgaaattttcagatgaatcaaacaaaccattgttgggttgctgccacttaattggtaattttaaggaaattttgcagtttttggtcattatcttgaatattattatagataaagataaactgtaaacagcaaaaatgatcagcaaagtaagatctacaaataagttaatatgaccaaaattgtcaattgaccccttaaggggttattgtcctttaatgacaatttttcacaatttgttcatcatatttgctaactttaaaaaatcttctcctctaaaactactaaaccaaattcaaccaaacttcaaccgaatgatcagtagggtgtataaaataaagtttgtgctttattttttatttcttcaaaaaacatggccgtcatggctaaaaatagaacacagggtaaaatgcagtttttggcttatatctcaaaaactccagcatttagagcaaataagacaagaagttaaagtatttattaggtcaaggtctacctgtcctgaaattttcagccgaattgggtaactggtttttcaggtataatgcccctgaattgatgattttaaagaaattttgcagtttttggttattatcttgaatattattatagatacagataaactgttaatagcaaaaatgttaagcaaagtaagatctacaaataagtcaatttgaccaaaattgtcaattgaccccttaaggagttattgccctttaaagacttttttcacaatttgttcatcatgttgacttactttaaaaaatcttctcctttgaaactgctgtatcaatttcagccaaacttaggctaaatgagtttcagagtatcttgtataaattttatatttcatttccttgtatgtcagaaacatagctcctatggctaaaatagaacataggagaaaatgattttttttttgcttttgaagaaaataggacgattcaaagaacatttaaataaattgaaaagccataataatcattgatgagagatttaaccaaaaaaattaaggtgagcgattcaggctcttgagagcctcttgtttataaaattgagaatggaaatggggaatgtgccaaagagacaacaacccgaccatagagcagacaacagcagaaggtcaccaacaggtcttcaatgcaacgagaaattctaaTTTGTTTGACAAAGGGAAATAATCCTAATAATTCTATTGACAGAAGAACTTTCAGTACCAAATAAATGATAACAATGGTCCCTGGTTTAGCAAatgttttcattatatatatatatatatgtatacatgcaCATTTGTACCTAACCAAAGAAGACAAAGTACATGTTGTGTGCACATgtatatcaaaaatcaaaaatatatttaatatataaaataataaatattgatattttttgtaaatacatgtatgttataatttgatattgtttatttattgatAAAGTAATatgttttttgaaaatgtttaaaacaagttgaagttaattgtttttttttcagattttgaatTAATACAATTTATTGTGATGACTTTCTTTTCATATTGTTGTCTCCCCttgacaaagtaaaaaaaaaggacaaaggTATGCTGTTACAAAACTGGCGCTAGTAGCTGGAAAaatataagtttgtgattaggtcaagttAATGGGAAGCCGCTAGAGGAAGgccaatgatatttggtatgcagttgtacaTGTATTAACATTTGCACATTTCAAATTCATGGAGATTTTTTTACCTCACCCCCTCAGCTAAGGTTCATTTATTTTGAGTATTTTGAATAGCTTATGAATGCTTATAATTAAGCATTGCTTTTTGATTTCATCATTTGCATTTTACTGTCAaagtaaacagtttattttatatttctttactCTTTTCTTTCTTCTGAAGGTGGGTAGTTCTCTCAGGGCATTCTGGCTTCATTCATCAATCAAATCTGGCTTTcacaatatactgtaaattcagaaattattgcgtgaatttattattgcgattttgtcattttagactaaaattgcaattttttttttgcaatattgagaaaaattctgTTTTATCCATATGAAAGATTTCAACCCtattgcatttttcgcaataacaaaaacatcgcaataatttctagTTTTACAGTAGTCAATATGTattgctgaaagtggtgttaacaCCAATAATTACTCAATCAATCTTCCTTCTTCCTGCCCAATTCTGGTTACGGTAATTTTCCCATTGTTGAATCGTACATATAAAATTGAGTTTTTGCTGCTCCTCCATGTGGAATTGTGAACTTAAAATTGGTATATATTTAGCTGTTCCTCCAACTGTAATTTTGAATTCAGAATTAATCAGAATTGTTACTTGCTACTTTTCCAAGTGGTAATTTGaacttaaaattggtatttgttacTTCCTCTTAGTGGAGTTGTGAACTTAACATTGGTATTTGTTACTTCCTCTTAGTGGAGTTGTGAACTTTAAATTGGTATTTGTTACTTCCTCTTAGTGGAGTTGTGAACTTTAAATTGGTATTTGTTACTTCCTCTTAGTGGAGTTGTGAACTTTAAATTGGTATTTGTTACTTCCTCTTAGTGGAGTTGTGAACTTTAAATTGGTATTTGTTACTTcctcttagggagctaccatttgatttttatgggggggggctaggatgaaaaattttgtcctgcatttgttttagctgtaatctctgtcctgcctttttatttttcactctgttcggtcctgccttttttttaaagtttatcctgacttttttttacctaaattgtcgtcctgactttttttttgcaagtgtctcatcctgcctttttttttactcaaaactccagtcctgcctattttttcaaatttcatcctagccccccccccccataaaaatcaaatggtagctcccttagtggAGTTGTGAACTTTAAATTGGTATTTGTTACTTCCTCTTTGTGTAGTTGTGAACTTTAAATTGGTATTTGTTACTACTTCATTCAGGATGTACTAAATATGGATAGGTTATGGAGCTCTTTTTCCAGAtaaaaaaatgttggaaaaaaGCCTAAGGCAGACTGGAAATTTTACcatatatttgcattggtattattgggtctcaaatcaaaagaaggaaaatcaagaatctgtttacatttttgtaaatgactTTTTAAAAGCTTATGGAGTcctatatgaaaagaaaaaagtgtTATAGAGCAAAATATTTATCCCTGTATTAAAAGACAATACCCAAGGAGTCTgaaaatctgacacaaattctGAAACCTCTGACACCTAAGTATATCCTTAAGTATGTAACATTAAGGAAAGGAATACAAAAAATTGATGACACACCTTTTAGAATAGTTCACATAGCAATCCAGTGAAAAACAATGCCACCAAAAGCAATCTGTATTCTGATTGGTAGAAATGTAATGACATGTCCCTTACACTAGGGGAACACAGAAAGAATGACAAGTCCCCTAAATTGGTTTGGCAAAgaagcaacaaacgacaaccacacaGGCTCCAGACTTGGAGAGAGGCACATATATGATGTGGTGGAGTGAAACTTGTTTGACCTGGCAAAGAAGGATAAAATAACAACGATAGaacaaactaaaaaaattgaacacagaaaaaaatcacatgtcAAATACATTGACTGGGGTCAGAGGTAACAGCATATTCACTTAATTGGGTTGGCACATAAATGAACTACGTGTCCACTACATTGGGTGGGTACATAAATGAACCACATGTCCACTACATTGGTTGGGCACATAAATGAACAACATGTCCGCTACATTGGGTGGGCACATAACTGAATGACATGTCAACTACATTGGGTGGGCACATAAATGAATGACATGTCCACTACAATGGGTGGGCACATAATGAATGACATGTCCACTACATTGGGTGGGTACATAAATGAATGACATGTCCACTACAATGGGTGGGCACATAATGAATGACATGTCCACTACATTGGGTGGGTACATAAATGAATGACATGTCCACTACAATGGGTGGGTACATAAGCGAATGACATGTCTATTACATTGGGCAGACACATAACTGAATTGCATGTCTACTACATAAGATGGGCACATAACTTAAtgacagaacagaacagaacatattttatttccaattaagggcccacaaggggcatacagagcatacatgaataaggcaaaagaatattgatttgcatagatacatagatacaaacaatttttttacatacagttacaatacaattactaactcatattcactttaataaatttaccaacagcattaaggacctgattgtcttcacagtttaataaataaataaatttatgctgaTTATCAAGTGTAGAAAAATTCGGAATTCTTTGGcaaacaaagtcaaagagagcatctctatccgatttaaaattttcacagttagttaaaaaatggatttcatcttcaacacagccagaggagcattttttgcaaattctttcatttcgtggaatatttgaaaaacgaCCAACTTCAATTTGAAGCTTATGAGCAGAAATACATAATTTGCATATAGATCTTCTAAAATCAAAGTTCttaattaaagaaagataattttcATAACCAAAATTCTGCTTAAATTTCACATAATTAAACAGTTTTCCATCAGAAGCTTTATTTTGGCTAGTATACCAATTGCTAATATATTTAGTGTGAATTAATTTACtagatatgttcaaaaatttatattgtccgaaatgttttacttcttgtttaatttcaaaaacttctaatacttttttaacaaatgagaACCAAGAAGTTATGTTAGATTTGTGAAGCTCTTGGCTGCATTTATAAGCATCTTTCAATAGACTGAATTCagttgtaagattttcaaatctataccagtattttacaattgactttacaatatcataatgtaaGGGGAAACGTCCCAGTTCTGATAATACAGCAAAATTGACACTCCTTTTGTGTACACCAagtataaatttagaaaatttaagatgGAGATTCTCacacttaagatttttaaaaacattttcaagattaaatAAGGAAGACTGTAATTTATTACAAGAGACATTATAACCTCCCCATACCTCTGAATTATATAACAGAATGGGTTTAAGGGTATGATCAAAAATATGAACACAAGATTTTATTCCAGGAGACAAATTGATAAAATCCTTTCTAAGTTTATAGTAGGCCTTAAGAGCCTTATTATAAAGTTCAGTTTTAGCTAGATGAAAACTTCCAGATGCAGTAAAGTGAACACCTAAATATTTGTAATGAGTGACACAGTCAATCAAGTTATTCTGCAGTCGAAAATTTGCCTGAATTTTCCTTCCAGCCTTATTAAAAATTATGACTTTAGTCTTTCTAATATTAATTTTCAGGCACCAGTCAGCACAATATTTTTCTAGCTGATCAAGTCTACTTTGAAGCCCTGTGGCTGATGTTGACATAATCACAATATCATCCGCATACATCAAACAATTTAATTTCTCTGAGTGCAGGGAAACTGCATCCAGACAGGAGTCAAGATAAGATAGgaagtcatttataaaaattttaaataatgaaggaCTCAAGTTGTCTCCTTGACATGTTTACTACATTTGGTGCGCACATAATTTAATGACATGTCTACTACATAAGTGATAGATTTGTCTGCTACATTGGGTGGGTACATCACTGATAGATTTGTCTACTATATTGAGTGGGCACATACATGAATGACATGTCCACTTTATCAGATGGGCACATAACTGAATAACTGACATGTCTACTACGTAACATAAAATGGGCACATACATGATAACATTTCCACTACATTAAACGGGCATATAACTAAATTCGGTGGGCATATTACTGAATGCTATGTCTACAACATTGGATGGGCATATAATTGAATGACATGTTTACTACATAAGATGGACAAATAAATGAATGACATGTCTACTACATTGGGTGGGCACATAACTGAATGTCATGTCTACTACATAAGATTGGCACTTTAGTAATTTGTCTACTGCATTGGGTGGGCACATTAATGAATGATATGTCCACTACATTAGATGGGCACATAACTGAATGACATGTCTATTTCCTTTGGTTGGCACATATATAAATGACATGTCCACTACATTACATGGGCACATAACTGAATGACATGTCTACTACATAATATGGTCACATAACTGAATGACATGGCTTCTATATTAGGTTGACACATAATGAATGACATTCTACTACATTGGGTGGGCACATGAATGAATGATATGTCCAACAATTAGATTGGCATATAACTGAATGACATGTCTATTACCTTTGGTTGGCACATAAATGAATG
Proteins encoded:
- the LOC143058154 gene encoding uncharacterized protein LOC143058154 encodes the protein MDINEEINIVIKTEKQQTKDEQQYFSQETMFVNTSEIFPAKHATEDAGEMYICNSENLLFHKNEGEINVDKILIGETTNGNKLLNCESNNEKVKTNKLFCEHCGSSFSLKSGLSRHVIKAHRNKISQNYEMSSNSALEFCPEKKHEHLIKDLSVSDIKTRLTTNFGKKHDSFKFPCDKCFETFDTQKLLKRHAKSHIFSCEVCRVSFTGKKELDRHRIESNHNPTYGCSVCSAIFDTEKQVMKHMRLHTGDSVNECEFCLKVFNQKHHLVNHLRQHTGETPFECLLCGKKFRRKAYLQIHQISHTGEKLFKCDICSVSLSSKWSLRCHMKTHKEYVNSRDMVDTLQYPCEECGMAFKRNDALANHKMKVHTNERPFKCLVCGVGFRKGSHLMNHSRLHTGEKPFMCELCGKKFRRPSYLREHARMVHGQEQPFKCEKCSKPFMTENTLQKHLVSCTPGKQKKTYECHICQKTYVNKICFTNHISKCQKSSGEDFCNCGMQKPSELKSKSVKKVESVNMVDEETIQVNDQKLDKKSPILNVNNKRLKLNSDTCIKNKDIEDMNDTDDEIDKSPRISGTEIYSETNSYKDENSNGLHVSAENNIMPEINWCEEEISNEELTDNFQSAQNFSCKRCGKPFMVT